The window ACTGTCTAGTGAGTCTTTATCAACACATTAAAATATCAGGtatgcattaagtatttttttcaagACAGCTAAACTAATATAGtcttccagttttattttttcttagtagTTGTGCCTCATGgttacacatactgtactgtatattacgtGCTTCTGTAGCTGAGTGTTGCCTATTTAATTTGCCATACCAGGCTTTGCTTCAAAAATGGCATCTCAAGATGCTTGATGGAGTCCTTTCTACGACTATTTATTTTGAATGGGTGGTGACAAcaactttcatatttttcatttcacctCTTTAAATTCTGTGGTGCACAAAATTCCCAATTTCACACCTGAGAGATCttaaaaagcaaatgtaaattattaattaaacccTCACAACAATTAATATAATGGAAGACAATGTTTTTAAGCAAAATGGTTGTTGATGTAACAAAGTCCATAGATCACATGTGCTGGCCGAGTTTACATCATCTTGGTAATAAGAAAACTGAATTCTGATGAAAAAGCCTCCTTTACCCATATTTCACATCTTTCAATGAGGCAAACTGACAAGCTGTCTAACTAAATAGAGAAAAGCTATATTAGTTTAAAAttaagtggggggaaaaaaaagacatattAATTATGTACCAGACAACACAGTATATGGTACactgctttaaaatatatttattatcaaggacaacagctatggtaaaaattgtgaaatacatatataaactaaACAGTGTATGGTGTTCCTGACGACTGTGTTATAAGATTGCATTAAAACCAAATTCACAATAAAATCAACTATACATAGAGTTCCACACAAAAAAGGGGAATAAAACTATTGATGTGCAACATGACATGTATTTCACAATCCTGCTTAACCATAAAGTCCAGTAGTTATGttacttttctttaaatatatttatgagTATATAAACAGCAGCGCTCCTCAAGCCATGCAGTAAGGGTGTAATGGCCAAAAAGTCAACCACCTGGTTGGTTTCTCACTGTACTCACTGGCGAAACATCAGGAGTTGTTGCCTCTAAGAACACATCCATTTGGCTGAAAATGCCtccatttacaagacaaaaacatAACCGATTCTAGTAAGCAAGAGCATGACCTTCTGGGTGTCCATCTCAAAATGAATCACAATATGTCAGATGAACCAAGATGGCTCTGGTTGCCGAGTGTCATTCTACACCTAAAAGACTGCAATTTCAGTTTTGGCAAGCACAATATGAATCTGTATTTGGGACAAacccaaataaaaacattttatgataTCCATGTGCAAGTAGCAGCATGTGATGTTACCGAAAGACATAGGTGGTACCTGGATACAGTATTTTACAGTAAAGCAGCTTCATAACATTGTGAATACAAAGTCAGCtatctcaaataccatcgtaaatGTAAGATGAGCTCCGAGAGTTCCGTCAACTCAAAATGCAACACCAGGCTGCCTGGGACCTTTTAAGTCGTCTCCTCAGTTAGTAGTTTGCGCTGCCGTGCACTCTTCGGCCGGTGACGGGGTGTGGATGGCATCCCTCTTTCAGTATCTTTTTCTGACTCTTCAATATCACCATGCTGGGACCCCGTATCCCCCAATAGCTCCCGCAGAAATTTGAATTTTGACAGGAACAACTGCCACACAACGTACCATCCTAggggcacacaaaaaaaaaaaaaaaataaagacaaaaagttGTCAACTTAACAGATGAACCCAAGGACTGGCagaatttaatttcagtaaaataCATTTGGAGAAAATACCTATTATTACGCAGGCATAATATTTCTAAATGCATAATCTATATTTGACAGAGCCttgagacaaaatattatgaaTGATAATCACAACTCTACAGCAAGTATGAGGTGTAGTTTTGATTAAAAGATAAACTGTTACAGTGCTGAGTCTCCCAGGCATATCATATATACATCTGCACACAACCATGAATGAATTTTCCTTAAAACTTGGTGGGTACAATTTGACTGCTCACTGACTGTcgcatttctaaaccaatccaatgcatCATGAAGGCAGAGCTCAAAGTAAGGGTGGTGATTTTGAAATGCAAAAAGTTGTGGTGTTCTTACTAACCTGGTCCAACAGACAGAAAGCTTCTGATTACAATGAACTGTCTACAATCGAAAAATCTACTAAAAAAAACcctatgtatgaatgtgtgttgCACGTGCACAGAGCATActgcacgttttaaaaataaatataacctgtTGAAAGAGAAAAACTTTTCTGTAAACATCTGATTATATATTGGCATTTGAagacatcttcttctttcagctgctcccgttaggggtcgccacaccggatcatcttcttccatatctttctatcctcgtCATCTTATTCTgtcacacccattacctgcatgtcccctctcaccacatccataaacctttgcttaggccttcctctttttctcttccctggcagctctatccttagcatccttcttccaatatactcagcatctctcctctgcacatgtccaaatcaacacaatctcgcctctctgactttgtctccaaaccgtccaacttgagcttacCCCCTAATGTCCTcagttctaatcctgtccatccttgtcacactcaatggaaatcttaacatctttaactctgctacctccaattCTCTCTCCTGTactttggtcagtgccaccgtctgcggcccatataatatagctggtcagGAACATAAACAGGAAATGCATTCCCATAATACTGAGCTCCttaactgaagacaggactctaccaatgaatgagagggagaggcggatcttcaattcaaaaggtgCCACTTTACGGGAACGTGTTTTGTTGTTTACATTGTAACTTTTCAGAAAGTATGTCTTTAACAATATTTCTGCAGAAATACCATGAGCTTTCCATGTTTTGAGCATTCAACTTGATAACTGACATGTGCATTATTATTACATGAgtaacattagatttttttttttcttttctccatggatgtttttaagATCATTTACTGTTGTACAGCCCTGGTCGTCTCAGGGTTCTGTTATACCATAAACTTATTActctctgttctgcatgaaaacatgacattagaAATGTCTCAGCCATTTTCATAAACTATTGTACATAGTATAAGTtacatccctccattatccaacctgctatatcctaactacagggtcatggggtctgctggagccaatcccagccaacacagggcgcacacacacacacactagggacaatttagaatcgccaatgcacctaacctgcatgtctttggactgtgggaggaaaaccacacagacacagggagaacatgcaaactccacgcagggaggacccgggaagcgaacccaggtctccttactgtgaggcaataAGTaacaaatatagttaaaaaaaaattaggtggagtattcctttaggaATGGATAATAGTCAGTAAGCAttccacagaattaaaaaaaatatataatattacagTGAGCCAAGTCAATGGTCGTTTGACAAAGAAGAATTAGACCTGTCAATGGTCTACAAAAATAAGTACTTACTGCACC is drawn from Polypterus senegalus isolate Bchr_013 chromosome 15, ASM1683550v1, whole genome shotgun sequence and contains these coding sequences:
- the smim13 gene encoding small integral membrane protein 13 translates to MWQSVGLTLLVIVATLACVLLFMLFGWYVVWQLFLSKFKFLRELLGDTGSQHGDIEESEKDTERGMPSTPRHRPKSARQRKLLTEETT